In one window of Miscanthus floridulus cultivar M001 unplaced genomic scaffold, ASM1932011v1 fs_501_2_3, whole genome shotgun sequence DNA:
- the LOC136531993 gene encoding heavy metal-associated isoprenylated plant protein 27-like, which yields MGIVDVVSEYCSLPRTRRHLKKRKQFQTVEMKVRIDCEGCERKVKKALEDMKGVSSVEVTAKQNKVTVTGYVDAAKVMRRVAYKTGKRVEPWPYVPYEMVAHPYAPGAYDKKAPAGYVRNVVADPTAAPLARASSTEVRYTAAFSDENPNACSVM from the exons ATGGGCATCGTCGACGTCGTCTCCGAGTACTGCTCCTTGCCGAGGACTCGCCGGCATCTCAAGAAGAGGAAGCAGTTCCAG ACGGTGGAGATGAAGGTGCGGATCGACTGCGAAGGCTGCGAGCGGAAGGTGAAGAAAGCGCTCGAGGACATGAAGGGCGTGAGCTCCGTGGAGGTGACGGCGAAGCAGAACAAGGTGACGGTGACGGGGTACGTGGACGCCGCCAAGGTGATGCGCCGCGTCGCCTACAAGACGGGCAAGCGGGTGGAGCCGTGGCCCTACGTGCCCTACGAGATGGTGGCGCACCCTTACGCGCCGGGGGCCTACGACAAGAAGGCGCCCGCCGGGTACGTCCGCAACGTCGTCGCCGACCCCACCGCCGCGCCGCTCGCCAGGGCGTCGTCCACCGAGGTCAGGTACACCGCGGCGTTCAGCGACGAGAACCCAAACGCCTGCTCCGTCATGTAG